A single genomic interval of Terriglobus albidus harbors:
- a CDS encoding M13 family metallopeptidase, giving the protein MKWFAAAALGCTLLPFSTVAAQQGARVQDIDTSLSACDDFDNYANGQWRKQNPMPAIQTSWALRTVTQEETTAKLRGLLDEASSKKQAAGSTEQLVGDFYGACMDEAAVNAAGLKPLQATLARVDAIKDARGVQTTIVDLMKVGVRAPLDISSSQDAHAPLDTIAEISIRGLGLPDRDYYLRNEPRYKEIREKYTAHVEAMFKLAGYSEVQAKEATDAVLKIETKLAEARLSRVELREPKNTDHPMQFSELTKQYPGFDWAATYKALNIPQGKLNLSQPKLTTAFLTELKQTPVGEWKAYLRWMVLHADAAYLPTTFVDENFRFFGTVMTGVKEQRPRWQRCSRLVDSQLGEALGKKYVEVYFSPEAKARAREMAVNIAEQLKLSITNNDWMTQATKAKALEKVAALNIKVGYPDKWKDYSSVKVTRGDFLSDVMSTQSFEIRDDLGRIGKPLDRGRWDMTPPTMNAYYNPQMNEVVVPAGYLQPPGFNPKGIDAINYGAIGVTIGHEISHGVDDEGAQFAADGSLTMWWTPEDFEKFKTKTACTTQQYDNYFIEPGIHHNGKLVTGEALGDLGGVNLALRAYEKSREGKGPEATVDGLTPEQQFFLAEAQWRGALVRPEAARSQVQVDPHPLGKWRVLGPLSNMPEFEKAWGCKKGDPMVRAETCKVW; this is encoded by the coding sequence ATGAAGTGGTTTGCCGCAGCCGCACTGGGATGCACCCTGCTGCCATTTTCCACCGTCGCCGCCCAGCAGGGCGCGCGCGTTCAGGACATCGATACGTCGCTCTCAGCCTGTGACGACTTCGACAACTATGCCAACGGGCAATGGCGAAAGCAGAATCCGATGCCGGCAATCCAGACCTCCTGGGCATTGCGCACGGTAACCCAGGAGGAGACGACGGCGAAGCTGCGCGGCCTGCTGGATGAGGCTTCCTCAAAGAAGCAGGCGGCCGGCAGCACCGAACAACTGGTCGGCGACTTCTATGGGGCTTGCATGGATGAGGCCGCAGTGAATGCAGCGGGTCTGAAGCCGCTACAGGCGACACTGGCGCGCGTCGATGCTATCAAGGATGCTCGCGGCGTACAGACAACAATCGTCGATCTGATGAAGGTCGGCGTTCGGGCTCCGCTCGATATCAGTTCATCGCAGGATGCGCATGCTCCGCTGGATACCATCGCCGAGATCTCGATCCGCGGCCTCGGCCTGCCCGACCGGGATTACTATCTGCGCAATGAGCCCCGCTACAAGGAGATTCGCGAGAAGTACACCGCGCATGTGGAAGCGATGTTCAAACTTGCAGGCTATAGCGAGGTTCAGGCAAAAGAAGCAACCGATGCCGTGCTTAAGATCGAGACAAAGCTAGCCGAGGCGCGGCTGTCGCGCGTAGAGCTGCGCGAGCCGAAGAACACCGACCATCCGATGCAATTCAGCGAGCTAACGAAACAGTATCCGGGCTTCGACTGGGCGGCTACCTACAAGGCCCTGAATATTCCTCAGGGCAAGCTGAATCTCAGCCAGCCGAAGTTAACCACCGCCTTCCTCACAGAGCTGAAACAGACGCCGGTTGGCGAGTGGAAGGCTTATCTGCGCTGGATGGTGCTGCACGCGGATGCGGCCTACCTGCCAACGACATTTGTTGATGAGAACTTCCGCTTCTTCGGAACAGTGATGACCGGCGTGAAGGAGCAGCGGCCGCGGTGGCAGCGCTGCTCGCGCCTGGTGGATTCCCAACTCGGTGAAGCGCTGGGTAAGAAGTATGTCGAGGTGTACTTCTCGCCCGAAGCGAAAGCTCGTGCGCGCGAGATGGCAGTCAATATCGCCGAGCAGTTGAAGCTGAGTATCACCAATAACGATTGGATGACGCAGGCGACCAAGGCCAAGGCTCTGGAAAAGGTAGCTGCACTGAATATCAAGGTCGGATATCCCGACAAATGGAAGGACTACTCCAGCGTGAAGGTCACGCGCGGCGACTTTCTGTCGGACGTCATGTCGACGCAGTCCTTCGAGATACGCGACGACCTGGGGCGGATCGGCAAGCCGCTGGACCGCGGCCGCTGGGATATGACTCCGCCCACGATGAACGCCTATTACAACCCGCAAATGAACGAGGTTGTTGTACCGGCGGGATACCTGCAGCCACCAGGCTTCAATCCGAAGGGCATCGACGCCATCAACTACGGTGCAATTGGAGTAACGATTGGCCACGAGATCAGCCACGGCGTCGACGATGAGGGTGCGCAGTTCGCCGCCGATGGATCGTTGACGATGTGGTGGACACCGGAGGACTTTGAAAAGTTCAAGACCAAGACAGCATGCACGACGCAGCAGTACGACAACTACTTCATTGAGCCGGGCATTCATCACAACGGAAAGCTGGTGACAGGCGAGGCCTTAGGTGACTTGGGCGGCGTAAACCTCGCGCTCCGGGCGTACGAGAAATCGCGGGAGGGGAAGGGACCGGAAGCTACCGTCGACGGCCTTACCCCGGAACAGCAGTTCTTCCTCGCAGAGGCGCAGTGGCGCGGAGCGCTGGTGCGGCCCGAGGCGGCACGCAGCCAGGTTCAGGTGGACCCACATCCGCTGGGCAAATGGCGTGTGCTGGGTCCGTTATCGAACATGCCGGAGTTCGAGAAGGCATGGGGGTGCAAGAAAGGGGACCCGATGGTGCGCGCAGAGACCTGCAAGGTCTGGTAG
- a CDS encoding hydrogenase maturation nickel metallochaperone HypA, whose amino-acid sequence MEAICHRCHQSFPADSAFCPHCGAAQLYVTAEQMEDEAAAGNLPPLQRVSRIDWHRALLSSLVVAAAAAVLSALAVLVPVLSIARFLWILTASTTTLWFYLKPAPNRPMDGGIGARLGTVTGLAVSFLTTFSTALLMVIQRYVLHRGAAMDAAFADMLNRLGEFYKSVGIDAQQQQLVFSLLRSPEGHAGQMLSEFAMRAVFITAFLALVGAISGMARKSRRRVAG is encoded by the coding sequence ATGGAAGCAATCTGCCATCGGTGCCATCAGTCGTTCCCCGCGGACTCCGCGTTCTGCCCTCACTGCGGAGCGGCGCAGCTCTATGTCACCGCGGAGCAGATGGAGGATGAAGCAGCCGCCGGCAATCTGCCGCCGTTGCAGCGAGTCTCGCGCATCGACTGGCACCGGGCCCTGCTCTCGTCGCTGGTGGTTGCCGCCGCAGCCGCGGTACTGTCTGCGCTGGCCGTGCTGGTGCCGGTGCTCTCTATCGCTCGCTTTCTCTGGATCCTCACGGCATCCACCACGACGCTCTGGTTCTACCTCAAGCCGGCGCCCAACCGTCCCATGGATGGCGGTATCGGCGCGCGTCTCGGAACGGTGACCGGTCTCGCCGTCTCGTTCCTCACCACCTTTTCGACCGCGCTGCTGATGGTCATCCAACGTTATGTCCTGCATCGCGGAGCAGCCATGGACGCTGCTTTCGCCGACATGCTGAACAGGCTGGGTGAGTTTTACAAGAGTGTGGGCATTGACGCCCAGCAACAGCAGCTCGTCTTCTCCCTGCTGCGTTCTCCCGAAGGCCATGCCGGGCAGATGCTTTCGGAGTTCGCTATGCGCGCCGTCTTCATCACGGCCTTCCTTGCGCTGGTCGGCGCCATCTCCGGCATGGCCCGTAAGAGCCGTCGCCGCGTCGCTGGCTAA
- the rsfS gene encoding ribosome silencing factor, with the protein MMATNESKQLVLAAAEAADSKKAEDIRILQLDPSESGLCDYFLICNGTNERQNDAISDEIELQLKKQFGVYANSVEGRRQAEWILMDYVDFIVHIFSPEKREFYGLERLRKSATTISVAEMNQEVAAKSRAVREKTPAKKAAKKAVKKAVKKASVKTAVKKPAAKKSPAKKAAKKAAGKKR; encoded by the coding sequence ATGATGGCAACGAACGAGAGCAAGCAGTTGGTTCTGGCCGCCGCAGAAGCGGCCGACAGTAAGAAGGCCGAGGACATCCGTATCCTGCAGCTCGATCCATCAGAGAGCGGGTTGTGCGATTACTTCCTGATCTGCAATGGCACCAACGAGCGCCAGAACGATGCGATTTCCGATGAGATCGAACTGCAATTGAAGAAGCAGTTCGGTGTCTATGCGAACTCCGTCGAAGGCCGCAGACAGGCCGAGTGGATCCTGATGGACTATGTGGACTTCATCGTCCACATCTTCTCTCCGGAGAAGCGCGAGTTCTACGGTCTGGAGCGGTTGCGCAAGTCGGCAACGACGATCTCGGTGGCAGAGATGAATCAGGAGGTCGCGGCCAAGTCGAGGGCTGTACGCGAGAAGACGCCGGCTAAGAAGGCCGCGAAGAAAGCTGTCAAAAAGGCTGTAAAGAAAGCGTCTGTAAAAACAGCCGTGAAGAAGCCTGCAGCGAAGAAGTCACCGGCAAAGAAGGCTGCCAAGAAAGCCGCAGGCAAGAAGCGCTGA
- a CDS encoding metallophosphoesterase family protein, whose translation MKRLLATLLFALCSAALYAQEPVRFFQFTDAHLFDDGDKLPREEAFKVAAEDRRSFRWAIGAMNASGFQADFAVFTGDMGLLNVDFSQSRCAATPVPLSPTGLPPFRLDAAVEEVAELLAPLKVQRIYFVAGNNDVIHERIADSGRFPCFMALLQERMKAKHGPEVYPLLTKNAFVIRGLRFAGMDTVSFKAKENYAAPCAIAPEPVNCPKEQIALIGDLADDSPQPLVIFTHEPDLMDPFRKHTVWEIDETLRKDWEKTACGPKVIGIFAGHFHDEAKTSYAGTDSSLAVNPCVAAKTRVAPPLSEKNQVGEAEQARGFLRVTVSPAGIQSVDAAWYDTHTVVPPVQ comes from the coding sequence GTGAAGCGTCTCCTTGCCACACTGCTGTTTGCACTCTGCTCTGCTGCCCTGTACGCCCAGGAGCCTGTGCGTTTCTTCCAGTTCACCGACGCACATCTGTTCGATGACGGAGATAAGCTTCCGCGGGAAGAGGCGTTCAAGGTTGCCGCGGAGGATCGCCGCAGCTTCCGCTGGGCCATCGGGGCGATGAATGCCAGCGGCTTTCAGGCAGACTTCGCGGTCTTCACCGGCGACATGGGCCTGCTGAACGTGGACTTCTCGCAGTCGCGCTGTGCGGCGACTCCTGTACCGCTATCGCCGACGGGTCTGCCGCCTTTCCGTCTGGACGCGGCCGTGGAAGAGGTGGCCGAGCTGCTGGCTCCGCTGAAGGTACAGCGGATCTACTTCGTGGCGGGAAATAACGACGTGATCCATGAGCGCATTGCCGACTCGGGGCGGTTTCCTTGCTTTATGGCCCTGCTGCAGGAGCGTATGAAAGCGAAGCATGGGCCTGAGGTGTATCCGCTGCTGACGAAGAATGCATTCGTCATCCGTGGACTTCGCTTCGCCGGCATGGACACGGTCAGCTTTAAAGCGAAGGAAAACTACGCAGCGCCCTGCGCCATTGCGCCGGAGCCGGTGAACTGCCCGAAGGAGCAGATTGCGCTCATCGGGGACCTGGCTGACGACTCACCGCAGCCGCTGGTGATCTTCACGCATGAGCCGGACCTGATGGACCCATTCCGCAAACATACTGTGTGGGAGATTGATGAGACCTTGCGGAAGGATTGGGAGAAGACCGCATGTGGGCCGAAGGTCATAGGCATCTTTGCCGGCCACTTCCATGACGAGGCAAAGACCAGCTATGCAGGTACAGACAGTTCGCTGGCGGTGAATCCCTGTGTTGCGGCAAAGACCCGGGTGGCGCCACCGTTAAGTGAAAAGAACCAGGTGGGTGAAGCGGAACAGGCTCGGGGATTTTTGCGCGTCACGGTGAGCCCGGCCGGCATCCAGAGTGTAGACGCCGCGTGGTACGACACGCATACAGTCGTTCCGCCGGTGCAGTAA
- a CDS encoding carboxymuconolactone decarboxylase family protein, which produces MHEQRIAYWKAFPDGVKALQQLGHIVDNSGLEHSLLELVKMRSSQLNGCAYCLDMHSKDAMAAGETAQRLFALDAWRETTFFTPREQAALAWTEVITNIQQGHAPDAAFAQVKAQFNDDEIVRLTFAITQINSWNRISIAFRPAVGNYQPAKHG; this is translated from the coding sequence ATGCACGAACAGCGTATTGCATATTGGAAGGCCTTTCCGGACGGAGTGAAGGCGCTGCAGCAGCTTGGACACATTGTGGACAACAGCGGCCTGGAACACAGCTTGCTGGAGCTGGTGAAGATGCGGTCTTCGCAGTTGAATGGATGCGCCTACTGCCTGGACATGCATAGCAAAGATGCCATGGCCGCCGGAGAGACCGCGCAGCGTCTGTTTGCCCTGGATGCATGGCGCGAGACGACGTTCTTCACTCCGCGCGAGCAGGCTGCGCTGGCATGGACCGAGGTGATTACCAACATCCAGCAGGGACATGCTCCCGATGCCGCGTTCGCACAGGTAAAGGCGCAGTTTAATGATGACGAGATCGTGCGGCTGACCTTTGCGATCACGCAGATCAATAGCTGGAACAGAATTTCAATTGCGTTTCGCCCCGCAGTGGGCAACTACCAGCCAGCAAAACATGGCTAG
- a CDS encoding PadR family transcriptional regulator, which produces MSTARTSPEDHLPLTPAVFAILLALADGEKHGYAIMQEAREHVSMGPGTLYGTLDRLLTAGLVVETGLSEDERRRYYRVTPLGRRVLTAETARLQRAVAMAQDKGIRPIEVKA; this is translated from the coding sequence ATGAGCACCGCCAGGACTTCGCCCGAGGATCATCTTCCGCTAACGCCGGCAGTCTTCGCCATCCTTCTCGCCCTTGCCGATGGTGAAAAGCACGGCTACGCCATCATGCAGGAGGCGCGCGAGCACGTCTCCATGGGGCCGGGAACGCTCTACGGAACGCTCGACCGCCTGCTGACCGCTGGCCTTGTCGTGGAGACGGGCCTCTCTGAAGATGAGCGCCGGCGCTACTATCGCGTTACCCCGCTCGGCAGGCGTGTGCTTACAGCAGAGACGGCACGGCTGCAGCGAGCGGTCGCCATGGCTCAGGACAAAGGCATACGCCCCATCGAGGTGAAGGCATGA
- a CDS encoding cytochrome D1 domain-containing protein — protein sequence MKIALAATLFATSALAQSTLLVTNQTDRSLTYIDTVAGKVIDTIPENGVTGHEITTTPDGKIAFVPMYGSAGVGKPGTDGAEIQVVDVASHKIIHTINFGHGVRPHKPVYDTHRNVLWVTTEIDQSITAIDPKTYKVLYSIPTGQAESHMLVLSPDGHHAYTANVGPGTVSVLDLDAKKLVTIIPISKNTQRITITNDGKYVFTSDQVEPRLAVIDTATNKVKNYVALPASGYGGAITPDGKTLILCLVHANKVAFLDLATMKVTKVIPVGEYPQAVVITKDGTRAFVSSLHSGTIDELDVAKQEQVKSIFSGKGADGMVLVSAK from the coding sequence ATGAAAATCGCACTTGCCGCCACACTCTTCGCTACCTCTGCCCTGGCCCAGTCCACCCTCCTGGTCACCAATCAGACGGACAGGAGCCTGACCTATATCGATACGGTGGCCGGCAAGGTCATCGACACGATTCCCGAGAACGGTGTCACCGGGCACGAGATCACCACTACGCCCGACGGCAAAATCGCCTTCGTTCCCATGTACGGCAGTGCCGGTGTCGGCAAACCCGGAACCGACGGCGCGGAGATCCAGGTCGTCGATGTAGCCAGCCACAAGATCATCCACACCATCAATTTCGGTCACGGTGTACGTCCGCACAAGCCTGTCTATGACACGCACCGCAACGTCCTGTGGGTGACCACCGAGATCGATCAGAGCATCACCGCCATCGATCCCAAGACCTATAAGGTGCTTTATTCCATCCCGACAGGACAGGCCGAATCGCACATGCTGGTGCTTTCTCCCGATGGCCACCACGCCTACACCGCGAACGTCGGCCCCGGTACCGTCTCCGTTCTCGATCTGGATGCGAAGAAGCTCGTCACCATCATTCCGATCTCGAAGAACACACAGCGCATCACCATCACGAACGATGGCAAGTACGTCTTCACCTCAGACCAGGTTGAGCCGCGTCTCGCTGTTATCGATACCGCCACCAATAAGGTGAAGAACTATGTCGCGCTGCCGGCTTCCGGCTACGGCGGCGCCATTACGCCCGACGGTAAGACCCTGATCCTTTGCCTCGTACATGCCAATAAAGTCGCTTTTCTGGACCTGGCGACGATGAAGGTCACGAAGGTGATTCCGGTGGGCGAATATCCGCAGGCAGTCGTGATCACCAAAGACGGAACGCGCGCCTTTGTCTCCAGCCTGCACTCCGGGACCATTGATGAGCTGGACGTTGCCAAACAGGAGCAGGTAAAGAGCATCTTCTCCGGTAAGGGCGCGGACGGCATGGTGCTGGTCTCCGCGAAATAA
- the accD gene encoding acetyl-CoA carboxylase, carboxyltransferase subunit beta — protein MSWFKREDNEIINDDTEKTVRTEGLWIKCEGCRQIIWKADLEANLQVCPKCGKHFRLDARSRIDLLLEPGYQLVDLDLRSTDPLNFTDLKSYSGRLQAARRKTNLNDAIINAVGQMGPHRVVLSVMEYGFIGGSMGSVVGETIARAVDRAYETKTPLIIISASGGARMMEGIASLMQLAKVSTALTRLDAEKIPFISLMTDPTTGGVTASFAMLGDLNISEPGALIGFAGPRVIEQTIRQKLPEGFQRAEFLLEHGFLDAIVPRRELKDYLVRALSFMQPA, from the coding sequence ATGTCCTGGTTTAAGCGCGAAGATAACGAGATCATCAACGACGACACAGAGAAGACAGTCCGCACGGAAGGTCTTTGGATCAAGTGTGAGGGTTGCCGGCAGATCATCTGGAAGGCTGATCTCGAAGCCAACCTGCAGGTCTGCCCCAAATGCGGCAAGCACTTCCGCCTCGATGCCCGTTCGCGTATCGATCTGCTGCTTGAGCCTGGCTATCAGCTGGTCGACCTGGATCTGCGCTCCACCGACCCGCTGAATTTCACCGATCTTAAGAGCTACAGCGGCCGCCTGCAGGCAGCCCGCCGCAAGACCAACCTGAACGACGCCATCATCAATGCCGTCGGCCAGATGGGGCCGCATCGTGTCGTTCTTTCGGTGATGGAATATGGCTTCATCGGTGGCTCCATGGGCTCCGTCGTCGGCGAAACCATCGCCCGCGCTGTGGATCGCGCCTACGAAACCAAGACCCCGCTGATCATCATCTCGGCCTCCGGCGGAGCCCGCATGATGGAAGGCATCGCCTCCCTGATGCAGCTTGCCAAGGTCTCCACGGCTCTTACGCGTCTCGACGCCGAGAAGATCCCGTTCATCTCGCTGATGACCGACCCTACCACCGGTGGCGTCACGGCCAGCTTTGCCATGCTGGGCGACCTCAATATCTCCGAGCCCGGAGCCCTGATCGGTTTTGCCGGTCCCCGCGTCATCGAGCAGACCATCCGCCAGAAGCTACCCGAAGGCTTCCAGCGCGCGGAGTTCCTGCTGGAGCACGGCTTCCTCGATGCCATTGTTCCGCGCCGCGAGCTGAAGGACTACCTCGTCCGCGCTCTCAGTTTCATGCAGCCGGCCTAG
- the nadD gene encoding nicotinate (nicotinamide) nucleotide adenylyltransferase → MRSIGIFGGTFDPPHSGHIDVARAAADNFGLSEIWWIPVGRQPLKPTPPQAFYSQRLAMVRMVCEADYRFVASGADAPRGDGQPNFTIDLLQTLRGENPGCSWWNIVGADSFLDLRRWKQPEQLLNFAQWIVVSRPGFDLSRINDLGLTSAQSSRVHLLTDIEEPISATDLRDALKRGEKPGAVPPPVLRYIEEHGLYR, encoded by the coding sequence ATGCGAAGTATCGGTATCTTTGGTGGAACCTTTGACCCTCCCCATTCGGGCCATATTGATGTAGCAAGAGCAGCGGCCGACAACTTTGGTCTTTCCGAGATCTGGTGGATCCCCGTGGGGCGCCAGCCGTTGAAGCCCACACCTCCCCAGGCGTTTTATTCCCAGCGGTTGGCGATGGTGCGCATGGTATGCGAGGCGGACTACCGCTTCGTCGCCAGCGGGGCCGACGCTCCGCGTGGCGATGGACAACCGAATTTCACCATCGACCTGCTGCAGACGCTGCGCGGGGAAAATCCCGGTTGCAGCTGGTGGAATATCGTTGGCGCAGACAGCTTTCTCGATCTTCGCCGATGGAAACAGCCCGAGCAGCTTCTGAACTTTGCCCAATGGATCGTCGTTTCGCGCCCGGGCTTCGATCTTTCGCGAATTAACGATCTGGGACTGACATCGGCGCAGTCTTCACGCGTGCATCTGTTGACCGATATTGAGGAACCCATCTCGGCGACGGATCTGCGCGATGCGTTGAAACGCGGTGAAAAGCCGGGAGCGGTGCCTCCGCCGGTACTTCGCTACATCGAAGAGCATGGGCTGTACCGGTAG
- a CDS encoding DoxX family protein, whose translation MAETAGTSKAALWTGRILIWIPSLFILSGGINTLRHAQMVIDGLKQFGYPMSILPYMGTVALLGGLLALIPVTEVLGVILLTAYLGAAALTHLRAEQAIWYMPVLFGAILWIGLYLKEPRVRAVFPLNR comes from the coding sequence ATGGCTGAAACCGCAGGCACCTCGAAGGCCGCGCTGTGGACTGGGCGCATCCTCATCTGGATTCCCTCACTCTTTATCCTCTCGGGCGGCATCAACACGCTCCGCCACGCTCAGATGGTGATCGACGGCCTCAAGCAGTTCGGCTATCCCATGAGCATCCTTCCCTACATGGGCACTGTGGCTCTGCTCGGCGGCCTGCTGGCGCTGATTCCGGTCACCGAAGTGTTGGGCGTGATCCTGCTCACGGCCTACCTCGGTGCAGCTGCCCTCACCCACCTGCGGGCGGAACAGGCAATCTGGTACATGCCTGTTCTCTTCGGCGCCATACTCTGGATTGGCCTCTACCTGAAAGAGCCTCGCGTCCGCGCGGTCTTTCCCCTCAACCGCTAG